A section of the Anopheles bellator unplaced genomic scaffold, idAnoBellAS_SP24_06.2 scaffold02489_ctg1, whole genome shotgun sequence genome encodes:
- the LOC131214792 gene encoding uncharacterized protein LOC131214792 → YGLSFARSAQGNNQYDAYPMKLASRPFCEFIRTHYRDYQHMFLNFTNLPFVPPEGLCPFPKGEYWVKDAYIDSSVIPIVVPEGFWRATTELRIKETGVIAARGAMYVKLTKEYV, encoded by the coding sequence TACGGTTTAAGCTTCGCGCGCAGCGCCCAGGGAAACAACCAGTACGATGCGTACCCGATGAAGCTGGCATCGCGCCCATTTTGCGAGTTCATTAGGACACATTACCGCGACTATCAGCACATGTTTTTAAACTTTACCAACCTCCCGTTCGTACCACCGGAAGGATTGTGTCCCTTTCCGAAAGGCGAATATTGGGTGAAGGATGCGTACATCGATTCGTCCGTGATTCCGATCGTCGTACCGGAGGGATTCTGGCGAGCAACCACCGAGCTGCGGATCAAGGAAACGGGTGTGATCGCTGCACGAGGAGCGATGTACGTGAAATTAACGAAAGAATATGTTTAA